The window CTAATGGAGGGCTGGGCCTAAAAAATTTGGGACCCACTAGGCCAAAAATATAaccagagggccagagggctggGCAAACATAGCCAGTCAGCCAACCCTGAAAGTTGGGGCTAGTTGACGTCATATAGCCttttttttaagacaaaattaaaaaattctaactttttccaataaatacctaagtcatttCCACATCATTTTCTCACATCCTTTTTACCTTTCCATACTATTTTACCTCAATGTCTATGTTGTTAACAtgcaagtaaaattaaaatatttaataacatgaaaattaaaacaacatttagcGATAAGTAGCCCTCAAAATATGTCcggaaaccttattttaatatggaaGTTTAATTGAATAAACCgacaaaattaaagaacaaacttgaaataataaattattgagggggctaaaaaatagccccctttggttggagattgTGTATAGATATGACAtaacactgttcattaaaaaaaaaaatttcttgcaAGGCTATAATCTGGATGGAGGCCcttcaagaaattattttttaatgaacagtgccagGCCATATTTATATACTACATCCAACCGAGCGAGCCGAATGGTCATAGGCCAAAACATAATATGTTTTGACACAAAacccatctccaaccgaatagggctattttttagccccctcaataatttattattttaaacttgttctttaatttattagttaattgaattaaattaccattttaaaataaggtaagatagtatgaaatgatgaaaaggatgtgagaaatgacttaggtatttatacaaaaaaaattagaattttttttttaaatttcgtctgaaaaaaaataattcaaattccAACGGCTACATGACGTGACATCAGCTAGCTGGTGTCAGGATGACGTCATGTTACCGTTGGACTAGATTGGGTCTACCCAAATCGGGATGGCTGGTCAGCTTTCTTTGGCTAGCCTGCAAGCCTTGTGGTTGATTTATGGCCTAATGGGTCCCGCAAGCCTTTTGGCccaaccctcggttggagacgactTTTGTGTCAAAACGGGCTATGTTTTgacctatggccctttggcggctcggttggagatggccttacttCCAATTATTTTCCTATGTATTTGCTTGCCCTTAGTGGCTTTCTCGTTCTATTGGCTTCAGCCCTGGCAATGAAATAttccaaattattaaaaaaaaaagcatctcCAACAGATAATTTGTTAACCCACATGacaatttgaaaattaattttttttttatcacaatttTGCTCCGCatataaaaaatttactaagttttaataaattaatactcttattaaatattaaattaagaTTCTAAGGGACCATGAGAGAGCAGAGCGTTTCGTCCTATCATAGTTGCAAATCTGTTTATTATCGCGACTGTCGTTATATTCAACAAAGTTGAaacttctaaaaataaaaaccctaataaacttaaaaataaaaagaataaagacCCAACAGaaattacttttgtttttaGACATCGCTGTAACTCAGCAAGTAATATGACTTTATAATAGTAAATAATTTTTTGGGTGTAGAAGAATAGAAGTTAAAAAGTTCGCTACGTGGACGAGAGATTATGATAGGGCCCCTCCACAGACAAAGTGGCCTCCCTTCCCCACAATTGCGACCTcccagttttttattttttattttttgagatttaaattaaatattaaaaaatcaagaaacaaaaataatgcAGAACAACGAAAATCATTTCCATGTTTCTTTGACCAGAAAACCCGTAAAGTTGTGTTTAGGTGGTCGTTCACCTTTTTCGAAAGATGTTTCAGTTTTCTTGGCCTTTGCTTTTGTCACCACAATCATTTTTCATGTACtcgttgtttcttttttccttaGATTTGGTAACTTTTTTTGAAAAGAAGCTTATGAGGAGGGTCCAGTTGGATGGACAAggaacttaaaaacacaaaccaaaGTATAAACTTTACTTAATATTGTCACAAAGTTTCATGTAaggttgggaaaaaaaaattgttcaattTCTCATGTGCGTATATCTAGAATTGTAACATATTTACTTATCATGAATGAGAGATATAGGGAGTTAGAAAACTTAAGAGTAACGGAATGAATGAGAATCATATTATTTATTACTCCTAGTTTATTTCATTTCTGGTTTTGAAAGCATGGAATTACTGattttagaccatctccaatggtttggctaaaagtcaaattttttaatccgaaaaatttagctttttgCCCAAAAACAGCTTTTTTACTCCAACCATTctaccctaaaattttagcccgggattattaaagaatgaatttaggcttttttttttgttaaattaattttttttaaaaaataaatatgtagactatcgtaaattaattttatgaacattttaatttaaaaaaatttaaattccgataaatattgggtagagttcaccccgatttctgggctaaatttcggggagaatttggcattggtttagcatttagctcaaaattttcccttgggttggagtgtgtttggggggaaattttggggggtaatttggcttttagcccatcattggagttggtcttagggTAGGTTTAGTAAAATTGGGTTTTctaatgatttttcaatattcaaGTGTTGAACtaatcaattttaaaaaatggtgAGTCAATAAAGTTGAAATCCGAGTGATGTGATGGGTTTACAAGAGTGTCAATTCTGTTTCACAATCAAGatttagtttttcatcatttaaATTAGTTGCCAAATTATTATTTAGATGTTAGTTGAAGAAAGTCGAAAGTTGGAATAAATTAGTCTtcttaaaccatctccaaccgaagggtctagaacgccagagggccgaaaaacgcttgaaaattgtctccaaccgagagctaAGTCAAAGGCCTCGTGGGCCTCATTGGACAAacaagggccaaagggccaaccggctAGCCCAAATGAGCCAGTTAGCCAGCCCCGGGCTGGGCCATAAATTTGAGCATttctgtcggatataaccgatagGAAGGCTAggccaaatttcaaatgcaacggctagccgACGCCAGTTATCGTtggattctttttttattattattattttgggccaaatttttattttttattttttttaaatttctcatttttttcctataaatacttgaACCATTGATTCACCATTCTTCACAAATTTTTCACCATTCCTACActatttcaattctcatattttcttaccTCTTTCAAAAATATTCCCTTCAActctttcaataattttcaaatggcctcaTTTGCAATAaaaggtagggcttggacccgaaaagaagatgaagctctttgcaggGCTTATAGATGAGTGTCGGAAGATAGTATGAGGTggagttctcaaacaagtgaaggtgtttggacaCGAGTGTCCAAAAATTACTTAGAGTTCTACGAAGGCACCACTCCACTGAATATCCGAAACCatgagagttgttcttcaagatggaagaaacatcttcacccaagtttgaacaaatggcatcaagcactgTTAGCAgccgcaagtagacatgaaagcggtGCATACTGTTACGACGAAGTAAgtattttcacaatttattttaaatatttaattatattacatttaatttcatgaattactttcctttaatttttgtaaatatatttaatttcataaattaattttctttaatttttgtaattatattttttaggtACGCCAAacggaggaattgtatatgaagggcagctcgaaaccctttcagtttcacggttgttgggaaatttgtaaagggtgggtgttatttgaagatccacctcaacataGAGTAGGTCCTACGCCGGTGTTCGGAACTATATCCTTAGCTGTAGATAtagatgaagatggatctcctaccattcaacaaacaagggtagaaaatctgtcttcgggtgaaggttccatacctagggctatgggacgaaATAAGGCCcaaaggttgaaggaaaagggcaaggcaaatgatgattatgctacTCTACATGAAGTGGCAGGCTTTGTTGCGATTAATGGCGGAGCAAAATGCCATTGCCGCAGAAGAAAGGAACcgtaggcatgaagaacgggccaaacaaatacaagaagagatggatgataagaatatggaaaggAACACTTTGAATTACACTTCAttgagtaaggcctattttgatagggaaaaaaaaagatattatgaCCCGATGGCAGTTGTTTACCTCTGACTACACTCTTACAAtggcggatgatgaagatgatgttgattatggatattaaatttaagttgtagttttaaaatataagttaatattgtttttaaatataagttgttttgaaatttaagttgttgtagtttttaaatttaaataataaattatgttttgcACTATGACCttttggccctcagttggagatggaagcaaatatggccatgtactgttcattaaaaatattaatatcttggagggccaaaTGGCTAAAACGAACTCTCTATTGGAGATAGCCTTAGTTCTTATAGACTctatcctctttttttttttttttggtgaaaatagaCTATCCTTTTTGGGCAAGTAAATATGTTATATTACTAGGGCGAGCCATACTGCGATTTACGTATTATCTCTAGGAGATGCGGTTCTCatatgtaataaaaaaaaggccTTATTTATAAGCACCAAGCGTTTGTAGTCCAACGGTTAGGATAATTGCCTTCCAAGCAATAGACCCGGGTTCGACTCCCGGCAAACGCATTTTTGCATTATTACGTGGGCAAAATCTTCCAGTTTTCATTAGCTATAAGCGATTGTTGCTCTATTatcttcaatttttaatttatattattacGTAGGCAAAATAATTCTCTTTTCTTGTcaaaaagagaaacaaataaaacaaaaaataatctaCCACGGCTGGAAGTTGAACCAAgattttacaaattttccagttttaatTTGCTACAACGAATTCTTATTCCATTATCTTCAATTATTTACATTATTACGTAGGCAAAgtagttttctttttctgttcaaaaataatttttcgttgCTGGGAGTCAAACCTAGGTTAGACaaattttccagttttaatTTGCTACAACGGATTATTGCATcttcaattatttaatttacattATTACGTAGGCaagtagttttctttttttttttgttaaaaagataagcgaatgttttctttttctgtaaAAAAGATaagcaaataaaacaaaaaataatttttgctGCTGGGAAGTGAACCCAAATTAGACAAATTTTCcaattttcatatgctacaacgAATTGTTGTTTTATTATCTTCGATTACTTTATTTATATGATTACGTCGgcaaaatagttttttttttttttataaattatttaatttatagtATTGCATAggcaaaatatttttctttttttccatcttaaattatttaatttatagtATTGCATAGgcaaaataattttctttgttttgtcaaaaagataaacaaataaaacaaaaaataattttccacTACTAGGAGTTGAACCCAGATTGGACAAATTTTCCAATTTTCATTTGCTACAACGGATTGTTGTTCTAtcatcttcaattttttcatttatattatTATGTAGGCAAAGTAGATTTTTTTCTGTCAAAAagatgaacaaaaaaataattttctttgttttgtcaaaaagataaacaaataaaacaaaaaataattttccacTACTAGGAGTTGAACCCAGATTGGACAAATTTTCCAATTTTCATTTGCTACAACGGATTGTTGTTCTatcatcttcaatttttttcatttatattatTATGTAGGCAAAGTAGATTTTTTTCTGTCAAAAagatgaacaaaaaaataattttctgctGCTGAGAGTCAGACCCAGGttagactatttttttttcaattttaatttgctACAACGGATTGTTTTTCTAATATgttcatttattttgtttatattattACGTAGGTAAGCTACTTTACTTTTTCTGTCaaaaagataaacaaataaaacaaaaaataattttccgcTGCTGGGAAGGGAGGAAGTGGTGGTGGGGAAAATAGTGGGTGGGCAAGCTAAATTAGGATGCGGGACATGGAAAGAACAGAGAGGAAATCTGAGGTggagatggagggaaggggagaCCGATCGAGTTGCACaaggagagagagaacaaaaaggaaaatgaaagtGGGGGAGAGATGAAAAGCGAAAAAAACCACCACAGAGTGTCGAATAGCCATCACATAGGCAGCCACCACAAAAAAGGATGGAAGAGCCATCACAAAGAAGGATGGAGGAGGTGCCGCCCCTTAGGGTGGCGGGAGAGGCGAACAACTGATCAAAATAGGGTTGTGCGAAAGTGAGTTGTAGAGAGAAGGAGGAGCACTCACACCATTACATAAGCCGATCGAATAactcaaaatatataaacaaatcaaCTGTTCAAAGCTAGCAAGAATCCGCTGTAGCAAATTAAAACTGGATTATTTGATTGAAGCCAAGGTGGGCTCCCGGCAGCGGAAAATTCTTTTTTCATCTTGCTTGAGTAGTTATTCTCTCGTGTGTTTCGAAAGAAGACTTCTCCTTACCTCTAAATTGGCGGCGAAATCAATCAGTTTAAAGATGAAAATATAtggtattattattttgttaattcATATTACATCACATTTTCGTGAGGAGAAAAAGTATGTACTTCACCAaagaatttacaaaatttactaGAAAGaatagcttaaaaaaaaaaaaaaaaaaaactaattttgctGAAAATTGGTCATGAGGCAATGCATGAAGCATTTCTAGAGCCAAATTCAGTCGTTGGAGCAGAAGAAGATACTGATAAATAAACTGCACTCGGCCTTGGCCTCGTATCCTGCAATTCGAATAGCTTCTCATTAGGGTTCATAAGAATTTGCACCACCTTCCGTATCTTTGGTCTTAGCATGGAATATGTGTGCAAGCATGCAAGCCCTACAATCAATGTCCTCTTTACTTGTTCCTCCTCATATTTTCCGTCCAATGTTTGGTCCACGCAATCAAGCAACGCATTTTTCGCATACAAATTCCAAACGTGTTCTACTAAACTGTGATCGTCCATGAACCCTTTTGATCTTCTCCCACATACCACTTCTAGCACCACCATTCCAAAGCTATAGACATCTGATTCTGGGGTAGCTTTCGCAGATAACCCTAGTACTTCCGGGGCTATGTACGCGGGAGTTCCTGCCAAAGGGATTGTAATTGATGAGTCTTGGAACATTAGTCTCGCTAGCCCGAAATCGCCTAGATGAGCATTGAAATTGGAGTCCAAcatcacattatttggtttaatgTCTCTGTGCACCACAGGGTTGCCACACTCTTCGTGGAGGTAGAGTAATGCTGATGCCAATCCTGTTAAGATCTTGTACCTTGTTTTCCAATCAAGGTAGGGTTTTCCAATGTATTGATCAAGGCTTCCATTAGGCATGTATTCGTAGACCAGGAAACGATGGTCGTATTCGTGACACCAGCCTTGGAGTTGCACTATGTTCTTGTGCCTTAAGCGCCCAATGGTGCATATTTCTGCTAAGTACTCCCTTTCACCTGTTTTGGATTTTGAACATACAATTGTCTCAGTAAACAGAAATCAAAAGAAACTATTAGGAAAATAATTGCAGTAtctgaacaaaaaagaaaatgatgcattgattatatttttgtaccatattgTGTGTAACATTTGTGACATATGTGTGATATGAAATGTAGTACAAGAATGTGGTCTAAACAGTTGTCATGTAATTCTTTTCTTTCCGGTAAATTAGAAAGCAATGCAACTAGAACAAACCTTTTTTGGAGGTTGCTGAAATCTTCTTGACAGCAACAGTTTTAGGAGGATGTGATGAGAGGATGCCTTTGTAAACAACTCCAAATGCACCTGCACCCAGCAGATTTTCCTTGCTGAAGTTCTGAGTGGCAACTAAAAGCTGTTTGTAAGTGAACATTTCCGGGGTATTTGCAGCTGTTCTTGACTGGCTTTCTATGTCCTCTCCATCCCTATGATTTCTCTTCACAACTTTCAAAATCAAAGGGTAAGTGCAGGCTATCAAAATTGCCACACCCAAGAAAATAGGAAGATCAACAGCCCATATGTTCTTAATATTATTGTGATGATCTTTGTCAGCAGGCCCTAAGGGTATTCCTGGTAACTCCACTGATGTGAAAACCCAATCAAGGACTTGATGGGTCTCTTGGAGGGTCCCACTGGAGGCGGTGAAGCCAACATAAACTGATCTTGGGACAACTTTAGACATGTCAATTGATTGGTTGAGGATGCTGATCAGTGTTGCTGGAATGTCAGTGTACCCAGCAGAAACTTGGAGGATCTGACTCCAAGCATCATAGCCAATTGTGAATCTGATGTCTCTTCCACTCTTGAGGTCAATTCCTGTGGTGTTGAGACTCTTTGCCACAACTGGGTTCATTACGCTTGTTGTGTCAATGGCAATGTGGTTCCCATCTGGATCATCAAATTCTTGATTCATGAAAGTATCTAGCTCAATGGCCATTTGTTTAACCACCCCACCTAATTTTTAGACAACATCAATCAAGTATGTAAAAAAAGTGTACATGTATATGCATAATACGCGCGCGTACACACTTACACGTATTCTACAATACCAGAGTTTTTAAATTTGGTAAATTCTATATTTCTAATCATGAGATGTAGTTGTAGTAAACCACATTATATGACATGTCAAGAGTTCATTATAACTGGTCTTGATAatagacaaaacaagtaaattttACATTTAGTGTGAAACTAATGAACTAGTAAATGTTGTCCAACTAGcattagtttaaaaaaattacgCGTGCCTTCCAAATCAAGAAATAAAACTTTAATAGGAAATATAACTAACCTTGAGTTGATCTATCAAGGAGTCCAAGCAACGAGCCATAGCTATCAGTTGGAGAAGGACTAGTGTCCTGTGCAAAAACAAATGCCATTCCGTCTCCAGATCCAGTTGTGTTTGGAAAGGCAGAAATCCTAACAGTAAAGGTGGTGGAGATAAACGCCGGCCAGGCAATCACCGGGAGGTGATACAAAACCCTTCCAACCTTATACAAttgtg of the Pyrus communis chromosome 1, drPyrComm1.1, whole genome shotgun sequence genome contains:
- the LOC137734215 gene encoding probable L-type lectin-domain containing receptor kinase S.5 is translated as MGSVTANNGYLNLIPEPQEANSSSSSSSSQLYKVGRVLYHLPVIAWPAFISTTFTVRISAFPNTTGSGDGMAFVFAQDTSPSPTDSYGSLLGLLDRSTQGGVVKQMAIELDTFMNQEFDDPDGNHIAIDTTSVMNPVVAKSLNTTGIDLKSGRDIRFTIGYDAWSQILQVSAGYTDIPATLISILNQSIDMSKVVPRSVYVGFTASSGTLQETHQVLDWVFTSVELPGIPLGPADKDHHNNIKNIWAVDLPIFLGVAILIACTYPLILKVVKRNHRDGEDIESQSRTAANTPEMFTYKQLLVATQNFSKENLLGAGAFGVVYKGILSSHPPKTVAVKKISATSKKGEREYLAEICTIGRLRHKNIVQLQGWCHEYDHRFLVYEYMPNGSLDQYIGKPYLDWKTRYKILTGLASALLYLHEECGNPVVHRDIKPNNVMLDSNFNAHLGDFGLARLMFQDSSITIPLAGTPAYIAPEVLGLSAKATPESDVYSFGMVVLEVVCGRRSKGFMDDHSLVEHVWNLYAKNALLDCVDQTLDGKYEEEQVKRTLIVGLACLHTYSMLRPKIRKVVQILMNPNEKLFELQDTRPRPSAVYLSVSSSAPTTEFGSRNASCIAS